GGGCGCTTGTGTCCGCTACGATCATACCAGGGGATCACTACAGTTCTGCGAGGTCATCGGCTAGATCTTCGCCCTGTTCCAGAATGGTTTTCGAGGCGCGTACAGATTCAGCGTCCTGTCGTCCGATAAACTCTTTGAGGACTTCGAACCCGATCTGGTCGTCGAGGTAGAGTTCTACGACTGCCTTCTTGAACTTCTCGTCGTCCTCAATGTCATCCAGGTAGTCTTGAAGCGCCTCTTTGACGATCTCGGTTCGGTTTTTCTTGCTGACTTCAGCCGCTACGTCCGCCTTCTCAATCAAGTCTTCTGGGAGACGGAAGTTGACCCTGGTACTGCCCATGCTCAAATCACCTGTTGTATGTACATTGTGACCACAGATTTAAAACTGTTCGGTGTGTGACGAACGCGTCGCATCCACCCTTCAAAAAGAACGGATTACTCGCTCTCGACAGATGTTTGGGTTAGACCTTTGAAATTTGAGGGTTAATTCGCCGTGTATGGGACTACTGGATTTCCTGACTGGCCTGTTCGGTTCACAGGAGAGTTCTACACCCGATAGTAGTTCTCAAACGTCGACTGCGTCCGGCTTGAAAATTGATCTGCCTAATGTTGAGTACCAGGGGAACCGATTTTTCTCTGAGTCCTCGGAGTCGGAGAACGGCGAATGGATAGTAGTCCACGGAAAGGCTATGCAGGTGAAAAACGAGATTCACAGGCTCTTCCTCCTAAGAGATGAAGACCTGCAGTTCACGACAGAGTTAGAGCGTATCGAGGATGCGAGGGTAAGTGATACTGGTAGTGTGCTGGCTATTGACGGTGAGAGCCGGGAAGACTTGTCCGGCAGGCTGTACGTGTTTGATGCCAGTGGTGACCAGGTTTTCAGCCACGGTTTTGATGCAAACGTCGGAGCTTCAGCCCTCTCCAGAGACGGTGAGTACGCTGCTGTCGCCACGTTGAATCCGGACTGCTCTACGTAC
The nucleotide sequence above comes from Candidatus Afararchaeum irisae. Encoded proteins:
- a CDS encoding ribbon-helix-helix domain-containing protein, whose amino-acid sequence is MGSTRVNFRLPEDLIEKADVAAEVSKKNRTEIVKEALQDYLDDIEDDEKFKKAVVELYLDDQIGFEVLKEFIGRQDAESVRASKTILEQGEDLADDLAEL